The region TTGCAACAACTCCTTCTGTCCACACTCATGAAATGACACCAGAAACCCTAATCTTTTGACAGTATTACCACAAGACCCTTCAAAAGAACACTCCATTATTCATCTTTTGCTTGGACCTTCTGCATgcaatttaagaaataaatttagatGAATGAGGTTAATTAGAACTAGGGTATGCCTCTCAAATCTCATGTGCACCAGCAAAATTTTCATACACACCACAGAAATTCAAACTTATGTTCTTAGCAAGAATACTGATAAAAACTTCAGTAAAAGTTGCATGTAAGTATGTATGTGAACATATGTATGTGAACATATGTGTGCCTTAGCTACTACACATTCATTATATCACCCACACAAAATGACAATACTAGCCTTGCCTCTCCTCTGCATTATCCTGTCATATACAAAATTGCATTGTGGCAGTTTTGGACATCCATGGTTGGCTCTCAGAAATTTCCTTCACATTTGGTAGTATATATTAATAGCAAGCTAGTGTCATATTTCTCAAGCTCTAATTCCACAAGTAAAGAAAGTTTTCAGAGGTATGAAGTTGTTGATTTCAACACTTCTTCTACTTCCTCCTCTTCCACACCATCTCTTTCTCACCTTCTTATCAGCTTTTTCTTTAATGCCCCCTATCTTTTACTTTACAAGTAGCCCTAATAAAGAATTTTCTGCATTTTTCAATCATATAGCCGCTCACAGTTTATTATATGCAGTCTAAATTACTAACTTCTTGTTATTATAAGTAATATAgtcatcgtttttttttttttctgtcaaaaTCGTTGTTTGTTTTCTGTTGAAATTAGAAGGTAGAAGAACTCAAAGGGTTGGTTTACATGcacgtatatatataaattttctttaacttgAATCTTTGTGTGGTAATGTGTGTAGGGATTCAAGGAGAAACTAAGGGTAGAAGGAAATTGAGACATGGGACGTGGAAAGATTGAGATAAAGAGGATCGAGAACACCACCACAAGGCAAGTTACCTTTTCCAAAAGAAGAGGTGGCCTCATCAAGAAGACAAAGGAGCTTTCTGTGCTCTGTGATGCACAGATCGGGATCATCATCTTCTCCAGCACTGGGAAGATGTGGCAATGGTGCACTGAATCCTTCAGGTGCATGCCTACTACACCTTCATTTCCTTTTCTCTCAGATCCCTTGCCTTCTGAACTTTGTTTCAACTTCTGAAGTAGGACAAGGGTCTGTAAAATTTTGTACAAGTATTTATGAATGGCTTCCATTTGTGTTGGTTTTTAGCATTTTTCTGACTAAGTGATTCTTTTTCGCTACTAAACTTTTGATTCCATTTCTGAAGTAAAATAAGGGTAAATTTGTGACTTGTTTCTACACAAAGCTTTCAGTTGTTATATTCTTCCAAAATGGCTTCCATTTCTGCTCTAGTTTTTAGCATTAATTCTGttgatttgttttcttcttaatCTCTTCTAAATCTTTCATTCTGTCCCTGGAGTAAAATAAGGGTTTCTAGATATTTGTATCTATATATATGCAACAGTTTTCTTGTGTTAGTTCTTCCAAAATGGCTTCCGTATCTGTGGTAGTTTTCATCATCTTGTTGATTAATTTCTCTCTTCAAATGTATACTAATTCTGTGGTGTGTTAAGTGGCTCTTTGTGTTGTGTCTGTGTGTCATGTGAGAGGAGGTTTTAGGTCGATATcatcttaatttcattttcgaAGGTAAGGTTGACCCACTTGAGTGTCTTGGACTTGGAGTGCAGTTTCATGTCTGACATAGTGATTATAGATCTGATCAGTTCATGTAATGATGTGTTTTCTCAGTGTGGCATGTGCTGGGTTATAGATTTCGTTTTCAACCACAATATACTTGTGATCTTCTACATTAAACTCTCTCATCAAACCCTAACTTTTCATGTCTGAACTATGCATTCATTTTTCTTGCTAAAAACCTATCATATTAATCAACTTATCTCTTTTTCCTGCATCCATGTTCAATATTACTCATCTTCAACTAACCAGCTAGTACTTTACATTATTCtagatattaataattaaaactgtCATATCAAACTCAGAGTTAACTAAAACTGTTTGATAATTTATAGTTTCTCACCTAAGTAGTCGAAAGTACCATATCCAGTGCATTTGACATTTtgctgattttattttatgaaaaatatgaagcttggatttattttattactgtATTAAACATGAAAACTCTGTGATCAGGATGGAGCAGATCATAGAAAAGTACCAGAGAGCAACAGGAGCTCGCATTGCAGAATGTGACCATCCCCGTGTATGAGGGTCAATTGTTAAATTTTCCGTTCATATTctgataaaatcaaagaaaaaaaaaagtgattttgttCTTTGTATTATGAATCATAGCAAGGTTTCTATACATTTGCAAATAGGGTAAATTTTGGTACATAAAGCTAAACTCAGATGtgtttttttaaagtttgaaaagtaAGTTTATGAATATATACAAGAATAAAGGTGAATTacttaatatattatacttGATTGCAGGAAGAATTTATCCATGACATGGCAATGCTGAGGCAAGAAACTCTCCGTCTTGAACTGGGAATTCAAAGGTATCTTGGAGAAGAAATTGGTTGTTTGCAATTCGAAGATTTGACTAAACTTGAAGAAGAATTGGAGAATTCTGTGGCAAAGGTTCGAAATCGTCAGGTATGTATGCAGTGTTCTGATacttatttaacttaatttcttGTCTATTACATTTTCAAAAGGTGTTAAAAATTGGAGGTAATAagatttttgtgaataaaaagaTGCATTTAATGGAGTATGTTTAGTGCTTGTTACTGTTTTAATATCAGTTAAGTATGCTTTCTGCTGTTAAACTGTGTTACTTCTTAACAGTTGTTTTACTTGAGGTCTATAACAGTTCTTGAAAGGTGAGATCTTACCCTTAATTCGTTACAATGaaaatgtttgatgaaaattatgaaaagtatGTGATGTGtgtcaaattaaaacaaaattacctgattcattaaaatatcaaactagttgtttagttttcttggtcatcaaaattatttcaaatgtcAGAACATGTTATTCCTGCGGAGTGTGTCAATAATCACAAGTGGCTAAGGTGTTCAATGTCATGTAGATTAATTAGAGTCATGTTTTCTATGTGTAAGTTCTTACACATTATATGTAATGTAGCCAATCACTTTTTCATGGTTCCATCTTTGCCACCAATTGTCTGACATAACTATATATCCATGCAGAATGAACTCTTACAACAACAAATGGAGAATCTGAGAAGGAAGGTAATTAATGGCTCTCTTTCACATCCATCATCTATACACTATACAAACAAACCCTACCCATTAATTTTTTGTAGACATAAAACAACATtatcattcatatttattaactCTACcttcttaattataattcagGAAAGGATCTTGGAAGAGGAAAACAATAATTTGTCCAGTTGGGTAAGAATATATACTTAGTACATATTATAAATGTTAGtaaacagaaaaattaaaaaaaataatacattttccataaaataaatacatatacaagataaacataattaattttaactttgagAAAACTCATccctatttttttcttgttgacATGTTTACTGAAAAAGCTGCCCAAACTTACTTTTATCTGAcataatttaagaatattacTGTAATGTcagattatgtatatatatgatgtGTGTTGTTAACAAAAAAGTTGGAAAGATTCAGGAACACAGAGCAGTGTTGGAGTTTGAGAAGGCTACATTGGAAGCAAGCAAACCAATGCATATGATGGATGAGTTTCCATTCTTTGAAGAACAATCTGCTGGTAGCATCCTTCAACTTGCTTCTCCTGTGCTTCCACACTTTCACCCTTATCTTCAGCTTGCACAACCCAATATCAAGCCTCAGTGAAGGTCAAAAAGCGTAGCAATATATGGTATatatctctctctctttatgttcttattttatcaGTTATAAAGAATAGATATATatcagaaaatattttaagtgtTTCTTACTAGGATACTCCTTATGGCTTCTTCCTGATAATCTACATTCTGAAAagactttcttttccttcttttgtgTGTTAAAAGAGTCTACTGTTTATGACAACAAATGTCTTAAACCTGCATAAACATGTTTATGTATTGTCTTATTACACAACACTAAAAAGATATGCTTGCTTGCATATGTATTTTGTTGTTATAGCAGCTTCAAAACATGAGAATTAGATTTATCTAGCTGAGTAAGTTTATTGAAGTATATGAACTTTTGGAGTGTATGTTTATAGTTTTTACATAACTATTTTGGAAAATGTGAGTTTCAGAGTGTAACATTCGACATAAGACAAATATTTTcatgaatataatttatttttatgaatctACATCACACCTGTTTTCTTATCTTTAGCGATTGAAAGAGTAAGAATCTTGTAGTTGTAACTGTGTTAATTAATGGAAGCTTTTTCTTCCCATCTTTACCTTAttctatctattttttttttatcttttaaagataatttagttttgaattgaaataaattgaAGAATATTCTTAAGAAATGATAATGCTTTACCAAAAATTAATCTGAATCAATTCTCAATCAGTGTTTTCAGAAATATCATTCCTCCATGTATATATGGTTTTGATCCACACAAATGAAGTTcaattaatgttaataatatttttaaagctAATGTGAATAATGTTGATCTGTAGTATCTTCAtgtgtgtttttaattttgctttttcttcttcttctctttcttagTATAGATTACATTAATTATAGATTCCGAAGAATATGATATGTGTGGCTTGTGATGACTTGCAGAGTAATGAAAGATGGAGTAATTTCTTGAGGGAATGAAGAAGCTAATTAATGTTATCCTTGTAATGATAGATACATTTCAAGCCTCTTTCATCAGGAATcgtatattacttttttatttttttaattttcaattaattaagtatgtagatcaaatttaattttagatgtTTTGAGGGTATGTGTTTATCGTACAACAGAGATACTAGATAGAAATGTATGGAAGAAAGTACTTTTTTACAGCtcctaatataatataagaaaatgttaaagaatatataaactatttaaacagtaaaaaaaactaaaaaaacttaatgttatgatttataatatattattttattatttaatatttcataaagaGTAGGACaatcaaaaagaaagaatttttaatgaattaattttttatagttttattgaattcatattttgaaatacctTTATGTTGGTTATTGATACTAtgttttagaatatattattttatcatttaatactTAACAAAtggaaaatcattaaaaaaaattaatgaatgtCAAGTACTTTTTATTGATGTTTTGATACGTTAGTTAAAGTGTTTATTTTCAATGACGTACATTCAgatatttaacttaatatttgTGCAATACATAAGGTATTATTTAAGTGGTATGATATAAAGTTAATATTTGTGCAATACATAAGGTATTTAAGTGGTatgatataaatttgaaatatgatgcatatgattattattaattaattttaattggaatatatattattgattagtTTGAATATGTTCAAATCATAAAAGTCTGTTggttatacatttttttttaattccgtACTTTGAATATCATAtagttaaaattgaataaaaagatatcttaataatattttaataaatatcttgtaaattttttaatttaattgcaaTATATTTGAAtcataataattgaaaaaatatgagGTGTTAAAGTAAATGGGTtctaagattatatatatatatatatatatatatatatatatatatatatatatatacacatggGGTTTGCttacttgcgtacgcctgtttttcagttggtacattttagcaatgtataccgggtttcagtagacaaaaatacccttatatcatgaattctaagttttaaggttaagggtattttaataatttttatttttaaaattaaaaaaataaaaaaagaaactcccaaTCTCTTATCCACCTCTCTCAATCCTTTGaacctttctctctcatctctttcattccaatactctgtcatccctactctagacttaattgaaaaaaatcaaaaacacttgtcttattttaataattttcattctcaaaattaaaaaaaaaaaaaagaaaccccaaaccttttctccttcatctctctcactcaacacatttcctctgtcatctctgcactagctttaactaaaaaaacactcattattaaatatagagaaaaaaaatacttaaataaaaaaattaaagcacctaattttttctttatataatcataaataaaatttcaagatttagaatttttattgtttgattttataattgagaatttttttgtattttgatttgtttttttctttagtaaaggaaaacaagttaatgaatttctaccaaaaaaattaaatgaccaCGGACCAATGTTATGTAGTAGTCTCataatgtaaaggaaggatgctcataagtcttcgtgcaagttgtgcccgtcggctgtaatatatatagtgaagataatgaaattaaagagattttgaatgaacttttttagaaaggtgaatatgactcaactctttacaaaagtaaatcgtttaaaaatgaatgtttttttagttggggctactgcagagatgacagagaaaatgtttgagtaagagagatgaaggagaaagggttgagaggaatgaaggaggtgagtaagggtttggggttttctttttttagttttgagaatgaaaattattaaaataagaagtctttttgatttttttcaattgaagctaaaatagggatgacagagaaaatgttggagtgaaagagatgaaagagaaatggttgagag is a window of Vigna radiata var. radiata cultivar VC1973A unplaced genomic scaffold, Vradiata_ver6 scaffold_134, whole genome shotgun sequence DNA encoding:
- the LOC106753587 gene encoding protein TRANSPARENT TESTA 16, encoding MGRGKIEIKRIENTTTRQVTFSKRRGGLIKKTKELSVLCDAQIGIIIFSSTGKMWQWCTESFRMEQIIEKYQRATGARIAECDHPREEFIHDMAMLRQETLRLELGIQRYLGEEIGCLQFEDLTKLEEELENSVAKVRNRQNELLQQQMENLRRKERILEEENNNLSSWEHRAVLEFEKATLEASKPMHMMDEFPFFEEQSAGSILQLASPVLPHFHPYLQLAQPNIKPQ